In bacterium, a genomic segment contains:
- a CDS encoding TlpA disulfide reductase family protein: protein MSTRRTFLLILILFSLSAIAAAATPAPSFTLPLSDGQISLDSLRGHVVYLDFWASWCAPCRQSFPWMDQLTKKYADQGLIVLAINLDAKRDAADKFLAAHPVSFTVAYDSKATVPPLYNVKAMPSTFIINKDGTIAASHIGFQEKDTADLEKQVMESLEK from the coding sequence ATGTCGACTCGTCGCACCTTTCTTCTCATACTGATTCTTTTCAGTCTCTCCGCCATCGCGGCGGCGGCCACTCCTGCGCCATCCTTCACGCTGCCCCTTTCCGACGGCCAGATCAGTCTCGATTCCCTGCGCGGCCATGTTGTCTATCTGGATTTCTGGGCATCGTGGTGTGCTCCCTGCCGGCAGTCCTTTCCGTGGATGGATCAGCTTACGAAGAAGTATGCGGACCAAGGCCTGATTGTGCTCGCGATCAATCTCGACGCCAAGCGCGATGCTGCCGACAAGTTTCTGGCAGCGCATCCGGTCAGTTTCACCGTCGCTTACGATTCCAAGGCCACCGTGCCGCCGCTCTATAATGTCAAAGCTATGCCCAGCACATTCATCATCAACAAGGATGGTACCATCGCCGCTTCGCATATCGGTTTTCAGGAAAAAGATACGGCCGATCTGGAAAAACAGGTGATGGAGTCGCTGGAAAAATGA
- a CDS encoding DUF3570 domain-containing protein: MQLRNRLRTATCALLAVAGTAAAEGTWQAEAGALGYSEAGRVSVFEPLARIKRTLPNGQWVAAKMVIDAMTGASPNGAMPTDHPQTFTSASSLAQSQRNRGDGEGEGRGPTVVAPGATPLLPFQDHRVALDLEYERPLLRTLKADIGAHISGERDYISRGTTLSFSWDTPDRLTTFTAAGGANFDLVQPVGGKPKPYDLYAVTTRYGNGDKTVLDGMAGITRILSRRWLMQFNYGYGRDKGYLTEPYKLVSILLPSGSTTDYRYENRPDLRTRQDAYLNSVYQFGEDVLRTSYRYYWDTWGVKSHTADVKYRFELPHSRYLEPHVRYYTQTAADFHTFGLMDGAPLPAYATSDYRYGHLATTTIGLKYGVPTAGGELNFRAEYMRQSGDSHPSQAVGVQKNYDLFPSVNILILQIGYSRDF; this comes from the coding sequence ATGCAACTAAGGAACCGCCTGCGTACCGCTACCTGTGCTCTCCTCGCCGTGGCCGGGACTGCCGCCGCCGAAGGAACGTGGCAGGCGGAAGCCGGAGCGCTGGGATATTCCGAAGCCGGACGCGTCTCGGTGTTTGAGCCGCTGGCGCGCATCAAGCGCACCTTGCCCAACGGCCAATGGGTGGCCGCCAAAATGGTGATTGATGCCATGACGGGAGCGTCCCCCAATGGGGCGATGCCCACAGATCACCCGCAGACCTTTACCTCCGCCTCCAGCCTGGCGCAATCGCAGCGCAACCGGGGTGATGGCGAAGGGGAGGGCCGCGGACCCACCGTGGTTGCGCCCGGCGCAACACCCTTGCTGCCGTTTCAGGATCACCGCGTGGCGCTGGATCTCGAATATGAACGGCCCCTGCTGCGCACACTGAAAGCCGATATTGGTGCCCATATCTCCGGTGAACGGGATTACATTTCGCGCGGGACCACTCTGAGTTTCAGTTGGGATACGCCCGACCGTCTGACCACATTCACCGCGGCGGGCGGGGCCAATTTCGATCTGGTGCAACCCGTGGGCGGCAAGCCCAAACCGTATGACCTTTATGCCGTCACCACGCGCTACGGCAATGGGGACAAGACGGTGCTCGACGGCATGGCCGGTATTACGCGCATCCTCTCCCGCCGCTGGCTGATGCAGTTCAACTATGGCTATGGCCGTGACAAGGGGTATCTTACCGAGCCCTACAAGCTGGTGAGTATCCTTCTGCCCAGTGGCAGCACTACCGATTATCGCTATGAAAACCGCCCCGATCTGCGCACTCGGCAGGACGCCTATCTGAACTCGGTGTATCAATTCGGCGAAGACGTGCTCCGCACGTCCTACCGTTATTACTGGGACACATGGGGCGTCAAATCCCACACGGCGGACGTCAAGTATCGTTTTGAACTTCCGCACTCCAGGTATCTTGAACCGCACGTTCGCTACTACACTCAGACGGCGGCGGATTTTCACACGTTTGGTTTGATGGACGGCGCACCGCTGCCGGCTTATGCGACCTCCGACTACCGGTACGGCCATTTGGCTACCACCACCATCGGATTGAAGTACGGTGTGCCCACGGCCGGCGGCGAACTTAATTTCCGCGCCGAATACATGCGCCAGAGCGGCGACTCGCATCCCAGCCAGGCGGTGGGGGTGCAGAAGAATTACGATCTATTCCCTTCGGTCAACATCCTGATTCTGCAAATTGGCTACTCGCGCGATTTCTGA
- a CDS encoding tetratricopeptide repeat protein: MSIPKTLEDRLKSGKILPFVGAGVSKAVKRLGTSTNLFPDWKQLLEHAAARLVEETKVTEAEVVRALLKLSPSRYLDAAKHARDGMGASVWFSYLAKQLVRNRDEAEEASLELAKAVWGLGSRLIITTNYDHVLSWACPTGQPSAWDIEARAEMAAALRGEISQNTVWHLHGTSDNVSRLILSPDGYRQLYPDGQTEATYKAALETLRTNLASRTFLFIGFSLDDLRFVEELKRTHSIFDGAAGPHYVLIHASEEPHIKSLGLPVETISFSDFGQPLVNLVRELGALATPATSAPVAASPAPQHMCDVNNSVFYVPFNAKGNQVIGREGALEAVRKQLADGHRTAIGHTAAFQGLGGLGKTQLAVEYAHTYRDSYPKGVIWLTADQDIDAQLTDLAVKANWIDAASEHKYKLDVAKHRLNSFSDCLIIFDNLEDIAAIEDYLPEPPAQPHILVTSRTPHRGFVPIALDVLSADDSLKLLLQEAGRTPQTDVEWEAAREIANALGGLPLALEMAGAYLCYLPVPWPTYAELLRRNLKAALAGDFCSSFTKHQADIYSTLKIDEDLIQSKSLLKPILDLLTWSGASTMGLSLMAALLDNANPGDLEIACALGVSLRLLQKDPKEERFAIHRLLREVRREEIPLEQSTSWVDKVCQRIGTWFVARREKFEDLPAFEAEIDHLRAWQEIASTHSASHLAQLVWLQAYPPYHRGRYHESKAYLERAQAVFGSTESRDQLLQARLLQDLGAISLGLGDDMIAMSFLRESLSIYKTEFPGDQHDQARCLAGNAQILMDMESFPQAEKLMIASRDMFRRLYGERNDNTLTREFSLCVIRGRMGRYRIALERANELLQTSSSVFGEESLITAQAHNVISVLCGESGDFGATLSHSLTQLKVLRKIVGLKHPRTAICLYNVGGAYQRLGRSKEALLCLKDAYAIQLEMLGAEHNETVDSQLEIGEVLYLQKDIKGARHELESAVEICRKRGFLNRTAVKAHIDLARLMDRLGLASEAYPVLKNFFDRYPKEFPAYIRLRDSVHALQQKAQRPGFRQRSAKKGR, encoded by the coding sequence ATGTCCATCCCCAAGACTCTCGAGGACCGTCTCAAATCTGGCAAGATTCTTCCATTCGTGGGCGCCGGTGTCTCGAAGGCGGTGAAGCGCCTTGGAACCAGCACAAATTTGTTTCCGGACTGGAAACAGTTGCTCGAACATGCTGCAGCGCGGTTGGTCGAGGAAACCAAAGTGACCGAAGCGGAGGTTGTGCGGGCACTTCTGAAGTTGAGCCCGTCGCGATACCTTGATGCCGCAAAGCATGCGCGGGATGGAATGGGCGCGTCCGTGTGGTTCTCGTATTTGGCAAAGCAACTCGTTCGTAATCGGGATGAGGCCGAGGAGGCCAGTCTCGAACTGGCGAAAGCAGTGTGGGGTTTGGGCAGTCGCCTGATTATCACCACCAATTATGACCACGTACTGTCATGGGCCTGCCCAACGGGCCAACCCAGTGCGTGGGACATTGAAGCGCGCGCAGAAATGGCGGCGGCGTTGCGCGGCGAGATTTCCCAGAATACCGTATGGCATCTGCATGGCACCAGTGATAACGTATCTCGGCTCATCCTATCCCCGGATGGTTACCGCCAACTCTACCCCGACGGCCAGACGGAAGCCACCTACAAAGCCGCACTGGAAACCCTCCGCACTAATCTGGCCTCGCGCACCTTTCTGTTTATCGGATTCAGCCTCGACGATCTTCGATTTGTGGAGGAGTTGAAGCGCACTCATAGTATCTTCGACGGTGCGGCCGGTCCGCACTACGTATTGATTCATGCCTCCGAGGAGCCGCACATCAAGAGTCTCGGATTGCCTGTGGAGACAATTAGCTTCTCCGATTTCGGCCAGCCTTTGGTGAATCTCGTGCGTGAACTCGGGGCACTCGCTACGCCCGCGACCTCTGCGCCTGTTGCTGCTTCCCCTGCGCCGCAGCACATGTGCGATGTCAACAACTCCGTGTTCTACGTGCCCTTCAACGCTAAGGGCAATCAGGTTATCGGGCGCGAAGGAGCGCTGGAAGCCGTGCGCAAACAACTTGCCGACGGCCACCGCACGGCCATCGGCCACACGGCAGCCTTTCAGGGGCTCGGCGGTCTGGGCAAGACGCAACTCGCCGTTGAATACGCTCACACCTACCGTGACTCCTATCCCAAAGGAGTCATCTGGCTCACGGCAGATCAGGACATTGATGCCCAACTCACCGACCTCGCCGTCAAAGCTAATTGGATTGACGCTGCCTCCGAGCACAAATACAAGCTCGACGTCGCCAAACACCGCCTTAATTCCTTTTCCGACTGCCTGATTATCTTCGACAACCTCGAAGACATCGCCGCCATTGAGGATTATCTGCCCGAGCCTCCGGCCCAGCCGCACATTCTGGTGACCAGCCGCACGCCGCATCGCGGTTTTGTACCCATCGCGCTGGATGTCTTGAGTGCAGACGATTCTCTGAAGCTACTGCTGCAAGAGGCTGGACGCACGCCGCAGACCGACGTGGAATGGGAAGCCGCACGCGAGATTGCTAACGCTCTTGGTGGTTTGCCTCTGGCACTGGAAATGGCCGGTGCCTATCTGTGCTACCTGCCTGTACCTTGGCCCACATACGCCGAACTCTTGCGCAGGAATCTTAAAGCAGCGCTGGCGGGCGACTTCTGCAGTAGCTTTACCAAGCATCAGGCCGACATCTACTCGACTCTCAAAATAGATGAAGATCTGATTCAGTCGAAGTCACTTCTAAAACCGATCCTCGACCTCTTGACGTGGAGCGGAGCTTCCACGATGGGCTTATCGCTCATGGCCGCCCTTCTGGATAATGCGAACCCGGGGGATCTGGAGATCGCCTGTGCCTTGGGAGTCTCCCTCCGCCTGCTGCAAAAGGATCCCAAAGAAGAGCGATTTGCCATTCACCGTCTGTTGCGAGAGGTGCGGCGCGAGGAAATTCCTCTGGAGCAGAGTACCAGTTGGGTGGACAAGGTCTGCCAGAGAATCGGCACGTGGTTTGTTGCGAGACGCGAGAAGTTCGAGGATTTGCCCGCTTTTGAAGCGGAAATCGACCATTTGAGAGCATGGCAGGAAATTGCAAGCACTCATTCTGCTTCACACCTAGCCCAACTCGTTTGGTTGCAAGCCTACCCGCCGTACCATCGCGGCCGATATCATGAAAGCAAAGCTTATTTGGAGAGAGCGCAGGCTGTCTTCGGTTCGACTGAAAGCCGCGACCAACTACTCCAAGCGCGTTTACTTCAGGACCTTGGCGCTATTTCCCTTGGTCTTGGAGACGATATGATTGCTATGAGTTTCTTGCGTGAATCACTTTCAATTTACAAGACCGAGTTTCCAGGGGATCAGCATGATCAGGCGCGGTGTCTGGCTGGCAATGCGCAAATACTAATGGACATGGAATCGTTTCCGCAGGCTGAGAAGCTCATGATCGCGTCACGCGACATGTTCAGACGGCTCTATGGTGAACGGAACGACAATACGCTCACAAGGGAGTTTTCACTTTGTGTCATCCGTGGCAGAATGGGACGATACCGCATTGCACTTGAACGAGCCAATGAACTCCTACAAACGTCTTCGTCCGTATTTGGCGAAGAGAGTCTTATCACAGCCCAAGCTCATAACGTGATAAGCGTTCTTTGTGGGGAATCTGGGGATTTTGGTGCCACTTTGTCACACAGTTTGACTCAATTGAAGGTCCTCCGAAAGATCGTCGGTTTAAAACACCCCCGCACCGCGATCTGCCTCTATAACGTTGGAGGCGCTTACCAGAGGCTTGGTCGTTCGAAAGAGGCATTGCTTTGTCTCAAGGACGCATACGCAATTCAGTTGGAAATGCTCGGCGCAGAACATAACGAAACAGTTGATTCTCAATTGGAGATTGGAGAAGTTTTGTACTTGCAAAAGGATATCAAAGGTGCAAGACACGAACTGGAAAGTGCGGTTGAAATCTGCAGAAAGCGGGGCTTTCTGAACCGAACAGCGGTCAAAGCCCACATTGATCTTGCAAGACTGATGGACAGATTGGGGCTTGCGTCGGAAGCTTATCCTGTCTTAAAGAACTTTTTCGACCGATACCCCAAGGAATTTCCAGCCTACATACGCCTGCGAGACTCTGTACATGCACTTCAGCAGAAAGCTCAGCGTCCCGGCTTCCGCCAACGTTCAGCCAAGAAGGGCCGATAA
- a CDS encoding FAD:protein FMN transferase, which yields MATRAISDPQLASTLSHERDHWKGRFFAMASPCEVLLNEVAHRDAAELVEIAAAEAARIERKFSRYRADSVVQLINTARGQRVEVDEETAKLLDYAAECYAISDGLFDVTSGVLRRVWKFDGSDRLPPSAAVEALLPLIGWDKVTWDRPWITLPAGMEIDFGGIGKEYAVDTTATLLRSRTAAGFVVNYGGDLYVSGPRRSGKDWVIGVDDPLATGEHSVGSLTIARGGIATSGDARRFLLKDGVRYSHILNPKTGWPVTAAPHSVTVIADTCIEAGILATLAMLQGPDAETFLTEQEVKFWANR from the coding sequence TTGGCTACTCGCGCGATTTCTGATCCGCAACTTGCATCCACTCTGAGCCACGAGCGCGATCACTGGAAGGGCCGCTTCTTTGCCATGGCCAGTCCCTGTGAAGTGCTGCTCAACGAGGTTGCGCACCGCGACGCGGCGGAGCTGGTGGAGATTGCCGCCGCCGAGGCGGCGCGCATCGAGCGCAAGTTCAGCCGCTATCGCGCCGACAGTGTGGTGCAACTCATCAATACGGCGCGCGGGCAGCGCGTCGAGGTCGATGAGGAGACCGCCAAGCTGCTCGACTATGCGGCGGAGTGCTACGCCATCAGTGACGGCCTGTTCGATGTCACCAGCGGCGTACTGCGGCGGGTCTGGAAGTTCGACGGCTCCGACCGTCTGCCGCCGTCCGCTGCGGTGGAAGCTCTCCTGCCGCTCATCGGCTGGGACAAGGTGACGTGGGACAGGCCGTGGATCACACTGCCCGCGGGAATGGAGATCGACTTCGGCGGCATCGGCAAGGAATATGCGGTGGATACCACGGCTACCCTGCTTCGCTCGCGCACGGCAGCGGGCTTTGTGGTGAACTACGGCGGCGATCTTTATGTGAGTGGTCCGCGCCGTAGCGGCAAGGATTGGGTGATTGGCGTGGATGACCCGCTGGCCACAGGTGAGCACAGCGTCGGCTCGCTGACTATTGCGCGCGGCGGCATTGCCACCAGCGGCGATGCGCGGCGCTTTCTTTTGAAGGATGGCGTGCGTTACAGCCACATTCTGAATCCCAAAACCGGCTGGCCCGTTACCGCCGCACCGCACAGTGTCACTGTCATCGCCGACACCTGCATCGAAGCCGGGATCCTTGCCACCCTCGCCATGCTCCAAGGCCCCGACGCCGAGACCTTCCTGACCGAGCAGGAGGTCAAGTTCTGGGCGAACCGGTAA
- a CDS encoding DUF4266 domain-containing protein, with amino-acid sequence MKTLLVKSLLLLAAILLLLSGCAVQRVQPWERDILAQKKMQLVPDPTQNSFDEHICFSKEASSGGSSAGGGGCGCN; translated from the coding sequence ATGAAGACACTACTCGTAAAAAGCCTGCTGCTGCTTGCAGCGATCCTGCTCTTGCTCTCGGGCTGCGCCGTGCAGCGCGTCCAACCGTGGGAGCGTGACATTCTCGCGCAGAAAAAAATGCAACTGGTGCCCGATCCGACGCAAAATTCGTTCGACGAGCACATCTGTTTCAGCAAGGAAGCATCCAGCGGCGGATCAAGCGCTGGCGGTGGAGGCTGTGGATGCAACTAA
- a CDS encoding cytochrome c3 family protein: MRNPFWLFGILAFWFLAPSASAQISPGKLSRYHSALEGISNCTKCHALGQDVANSKCLDCHTQIAARQSAGTGYHTSSAVKSAKCASCHSEHNGVDFELVNWKGGKKVFDHTLTGFALDGAHRNKECSDCHRGSFVADNAVKSGRNVNLTRTFLGLGKECTSCHENEHQGQLAENCLKCHTTDAWKPAGGYSHSQAKYALTGKHVSTDCEKCHPFQSVPLATSDKISKKDHVGQYARYTGLSFANCTPCHEDKHTGQFGQNCGTCHVTASFKTIVGTAFDHSKTKYQLEGRHRDVTCTKCHTSGDMTTPVAHAACVNCHKDEHGGQFAARKDKGVCDACHTMAGYTPPKYGIDEHAQSRLALTGSHLAVPCSQCHTKATPQSPAKFTFEDRSCKGCHKDAHDGQLDLWIAKGGCEFCHNTDTWHRTSFDHKLAKFPLEGKHREVLCLKCHKVVKPGDKEVLWIKPLAMDCASCHKDPHAGQFVRADRNEKQADCKRCHSPQGWKETVFAHSRDARFKLDGAHEKVACSACHPSVKGADGNAYVVYSPLKMECSACHAGKRAS, translated from the coding sequence ATGCGCAATCCCTTTTGGCTTTTTGGCATTCTGGCATTTTGGTTTTTAGCCCCGAGTGCATCGGCCCAGATTTCTCCGGGCAAGCTCTCGCGGTACCATTCCGCGCTGGAAGGTATTTCCAACTGCACGAAGTGCCATGCTCTCGGGCAGGATGTGGCCAACAGCAAGTGCCTCGATTGCCATACGCAGATTGCCGCGCGGCAGTCGGCGGGCACGGGCTATCACACGTCTTCCGCAGTAAAGAGCGCCAAGTGCGCCTCCTGCCACTCCGAGCATAACGGCGTGGATTTCGAGCTGGTCAACTGGAAGGGCGGCAAAAAGGTTTTCGATCATACTCTGACGGGGTTTGCCCTTGACGGCGCGCACCGGAACAAGGAATGCAGCGATTGCCACAGGGGGAGTTTTGTGGCGGATAACGCGGTAAAGAGCGGCAGGAATGTCAACCTCACGCGCACCTTTCTGGGACTGGGGAAAGAGTGCACAAGCTGTCACGAGAACGAGCATCAGGGTCAGCTTGCGGAGAATTGCCTGAAGTGCCACACCACGGATGCCTGGAAGCCCGCCGGCGGCTACTCCCATTCTCAAGCCAAATATGCCCTGACCGGCAAGCATGTAAGCACCGACTGCGAGAAGTGCCACCCGTTTCAGAGTGTGCCGCTGGCGACGTCGGACAAGATTTCCAAAAAGGATCATGTCGGGCAGTATGCCAGATATACGGGACTGAGCTTTGCCAACTGCACACCGTGCCACGAAGACAAGCACACCGGACAGTTCGGGCAGAATTGCGGGACCTGTCATGTTACGGCGAGTTTCAAGACGATTGTCGGCACGGCCTTCGATCATTCAAAAACCAAATATCAGCTGGAAGGACGGCACCGCGACGTAACCTGTACGAAGTGCCACACCAGCGGCGACATGACGACGCCGGTGGCCCACGCGGCCTGTGTCAACTGCCATAAGGATGAACACGGCGGACAGTTTGCCGCGCGCAAGGATAAAGGCGTGTGCGACGCCTGCCATACGATGGCCGGCTACACCCCGCCCAAATACGGAATCGATGAGCACGCGCAGAGCCGCCTCGCGCTGACCGGAAGCCATCTGGCCGTGCCGTGCAGTCAATGCCACACCAAGGCGACGCCGCAGAGTCCGGCCAAGTTCACCTTTGAAGACCGCTCCTGCAAGGGCTGCCACAAGGACGCCCACGACGGGCAGCTTGATCTGTGGATTGCCAAAGGTGGTTGCGAGTTCTGTCACAACACCGACACGTGGCACCGCACGTCCTTCGACCACAAGCTGGCCAAGTTCCCGCTGGAAGGCAAGCACCGTGAAGTATTGTGCCTTAAGTGCCACAAGGTGGTCAAGCCGGGCGATAAAGAAGTATTGTGGATAAAGCCGCTGGCTATGGACTGTGCAAGCTGCCACAAGGATCCGCATGCGGGCCAGTTTGTGCGAGCGGACCGGAACGAGAAACAGGCCGACTGCAAGCGCTGCCACAGTCCTCAAGGATGGAAAGAAACGGTGTTTGCCCACAGCCGGGACGCGCGGTTCAAACTGGACGGCGCGCATGAGAAAGTGGCGTGCAGCGCCTGTCACCCGAGCGTGAAAGGTGCGGATGGGAATGCTTATGTGGTGTACAGTCCGCTGAAAATGGAGTGCAGCGCCTGCCATGCCGGCAAGCGCGCCAGTTAG
- a CDS encoding NAD(P)-binding domain-containing protein, with the protein MLESLIYIVTAVIAVGIPVIYFLRAKKQSAHAEQVLKKAVERGMDEPVSLHPYIDPDLCMGMGACVQACPEKDVLGLINNRGALINPSHCVGHGMCEAACPVDAITLVFGTEKRGVDIPFVSGTFETNVPGIYIAGELGGMGLIRNAVKQGREAVEYIAKSLNGHRADGVYDLVIVGAGPAGVAASLQAKLLGLNFVTLDQEDLGGTILTYPRRKLVMTQPVELPVYGTLKAREIQKENLLEIFMEVFARTDLKIRSGEHVDDILKENDCFRVVTPKGSYPTQRVLLAIGRRGSPRKLDVPGEKSAKVAYRLLEPEQFQKMKLLVVGGGDSAVESALALSEQRDNVVHVSYRRETFFRLKEGNQKRIEAALKRGAVVPVFNSGVTRIDANEVHLDTGGTPLVLPNDYVFIFAGGELPTEFLKKVGIDVQRKFGQR; encoded by the coding sequence ATGCTTGAATCCTTAATCTACATCGTAACCGCAGTGATCGCCGTGGGTATTCCGGTAATCTATTTTCTGCGGGCGAAAAAGCAGAGCGCGCATGCCGAGCAGGTCTTAAAGAAGGCCGTCGAGCGCGGGATGGATGAGCCGGTGTCGCTGCATCCCTATATTGATCCCGACCTGTGCATGGGGATGGGTGCGTGCGTGCAGGCCTGCCCCGAAAAGGACGTGCTGGGGCTGATCAACAATCGCGGCGCGCTGATTAATCCTTCCCATTGTGTCGGCCATGGGATGTGCGAGGCGGCCTGTCCAGTGGATGCGATCACGCTGGTATTCGGCACCGAAAAGCGCGGCGTGGATATTCCCTTTGTCAGCGGGACCTTCGAGACCAATGTTCCGGGTATTTACATCGCGGGCGAACTGGGTGGAATGGGATTGATCCGCAATGCGGTCAAGCAGGGACGCGAGGCGGTGGAGTACATCGCGAAAAGCCTGAATGGCCACAGGGCGGACGGAGTGTACGACCTCGTAATTGTGGGCGCGGGTCCGGCGGGGGTTGCCGCCTCGTTGCAGGCCAAACTGCTGGGGTTGAATTTTGTGACGCTCGATCAGGAGGATCTGGGCGGGACGATTTTGACCTATCCTCGCCGCAAACTGGTCATGACGCAGCCGGTGGAACTGCCAGTGTATGGCACGCTGAAAGCCCGGGAAATTCAGAAAGAGAATCTGCTGGAAATCTTCATGGAGGTGTTTGCCCGGACGGATCTGAAAATCCGCAGCGGCGAGCACGTCGATGATATTCTGAAAGAAAATGACTGTTTCCGGGTGGTCACACCCAAGGGAAGTTATCCCACGCAGCGGGTGCTGCTGGCCATTGGGCGGCGGGGCTCTCCGCGCAAGCTGGACGTGCCGGGGGAAAAATCGGCCAAGGTGGCGTACCGGCTGCTCGAGCCCGAGCAGTTTCAGAAAATGAAACTGCTGGTAGTGGGCGGCGGCGACAGTGCAGTGGAATCGGCGCTGGCCTTGTCAGAGCAGCGGGACAATGTTGTGCATGTGTCCTACCGCCGCGAGACCTTTTTCCGTCTGAAGGAAGGCAACCAGAAGCGGATTGAGGCGGCGCTGAAACGCGGGGCGGTAGTGCCGGTATTCAACAGCGGCGTGACCCGAATCGACGCGAATGAAGTCCATCTGGACACCGGCGGCACGCCGCTGGTGCTGCCCAATGATTACGTGTTTATTTTTGCCGGCGGAGAACTGCCCACCGAATTTCTGAAGAAAGTGGGTATCGACGTTCAACGCAAATTCGGCCAGCGATAG
- the recQ gene encoding DNA helicase RecQ: MTDLQRILSQYWGYSTFRPLQQEAMTCVMEGKDSVVVLPTGGGKSLCYQTPAMAMDGMAIVVSPLISLMKDQVDALSEVGVPAAFLNSSQSAPERQQVAALIRARKLKLLYVAPERLVLDGFLTYLRQSNVSFFAVDEAHCISIWGHDFRPEYRALQVLKEQFPGVAVHAYTATATPQVREDIATQLALKNPEMLVGSFDRANLIYSARPKVEQLAQIGEIIDRHKGESGIIYCIRRAEVDALSTTLRKQGLPALPYHAGLSDEDRRRNQDVFIRDDDSIVVSTVAFGMGIDKPNVRYVVHWGMPKSLEHYQQESGRAGRDGLDADCCLFYSGGDIVAWKRMLPLDDPQAGPAMRRKLDTMYSYCTGITCRHRMLVQYFGQDLPDEPCGACDVCAGGADLMPDALTVAQKILSCVIRTGESFGVTYNVRVLCGSKDQRILENGHERLSTWGLLSDVNRTNIRSWIEQLTGQEYLETYGDYQVLRVTAKGRRVLTGDESPKLLKPSGRAAQKTKGGPAAGSWEGVDRDLFERLKDLRREIATEKNLPAYMIFDDAALRDMARRRPASVQEFLAVRGVGEKKAHEYGSRFLTEIRLHAEGSTLRAR; the protein is encoded by the coding sequence TTGACTGACCTTCAGCGTATTCTGTCCCAATACTGGGGCTACAGCACCTTTCGACCCTTGCAGCAGGAGGCCATGACCTGTGTCATGGAAGGCAAGGACTCGGTTGTCGTTCTGCCGACCGGCGGCGGCAAATCCCTCTGTTATCAAACTCCCGCCATGGCGATGGACGGCATGGCCATTGTCGTTTCGCCGCTGATTTCCCTGATGAAAGATCAGGTGGACGCGCTCTCGGAAGTGGGAGTTCCTGCGGCTTTCCTGAACAGTTCGCAGAGCGCGCCGGAACGCCAGCAGGTGGCGGCGCTGATCCGCGCCCGCAAACTCAAACTGCTGTATGTGGCTCCCGAACGGCTGGTACTGGACGGCTTTCTGACATATTTGCGCCAGAGCAATGTCTCCTTTTTTGCGGTGGATGAAGCCCACTGCATCAGCATCTGGGGGCACGATTTCCGGCCCGAATACCGCGCGCTGCAAGTGCTGAAAGAGCAGTTCCCCGGCGTGGCCGTGCATGCTTACACCGCCACGGCGACGCCACAGGTACGGGAGGACATTGCGACGCAGCTTGCGCTGAAAAATCCCGAAATGCTGGTGGGATCCTTTGACCGGGCCAATCTGATCTATTCGGCGCGGCCTAAGGTGGAGCAACTCGCGCAGATCGGCGAGATCATCGACCGGCACAAGGGTGAGTCGGGCATCATTTATTGTATTCGCCGGGCAGAAGTGGACGCCCTGAGCACGACCTTGCGCAAACAGGGGCTGCCCGCGCTGCCGTACCATGCGGGCCTGTCCGATGAGGACCGCCGCCGAAATCAGGATGTGTTCATTCGAGATGACGATTCCATCGTAGTTTCCACGGTGGCCTTCGGCATGGGGATCGACAAACCCAATGTGCGCTATGTCGTCCACTGGGGCATGCCGAAATCCTTGGAGCATTACCAGCAGGAGAGTGGCCGCGCGGGGCGCGACGGTTTGGACGCGGACTGCTGCCTGTTCTATTCGGGCGGGGATATTGTGGCGTGGAAACGGATGCTGCCGCTGGATGATCCGCAGGCCGGTCCGGCCATGCGCCGTAAGCTGGACACGATGTACAGTTACTGCACGGGAATCACCTGCCGCCACCGCATGCTGGTGCAGTATTTCGGCCAGGATCTCCCCGATGAGCCGTGCGGCGCCTGTGACGTCTGCGCAGGCGGCGCGGACCTGATGCCCGACGCCCTGACGGTGGCACAGAAGATTCTCTCGTGCGTGATTCGCACCGGCGAGAGTTTCGGTGTGACCTACAACGTGCGGGTGTTGTGCGGATCGAAGGACCAGCGGATTCTCGAAAACGGCCACGAACGGCTCAGCACGTGGGGATTGCTGTCGGATGTCAACCGGACAAACATTCGCAGTTGGATTGAGCAGCTTACCGGGCAGGAATATCTGGAGACTTACGGCGACTATCAGGTACTGCGAGTGACCGCCAAGGGGCGGCGGGTCTTAACGGGAGATGAATCTCCCAAGCTTCTGAAGCCCTCCGGACGCGCGGCCCAGAAGACCAAAGGAGGTCCGGCAGCCGGTTCCTGGGAAGGTGTGGACCGCGATTTGTTTGAGCGGCTGAAGGATCTGCGCCGCGAGATCGCCACGGAGAAAAACCTTCCGGCCTATATGATCTTCGATGACGCTGCATTGCGGGACATGGCGCGCCGCCGCCCCGCTTCGGTGCAGGAATTTCTGGCTGTGCGTGGCGTCGGAGAAAAGAAAGCCCATGAATACGGCTCGCGCTTTCTGACAGAAATTCGCCTCCATGCGGAAGGGTCTACGCTGCGAGCACGGTAA